The following proteins are encoded in a genomic region of Oceanispirochaeta sp.:
- a CDS encoding DeoR/GlpR family DNA-binding transcription regulator, translating into MDNDKTLFAEERKKKLVEFINERRRVTVPELCSTFSVSGATMRNDLRELDESGLITRTHGGAIKKTRTGYEPVMDFRSDINIEAKHRIAEAALKEIEDGDTIILDTGTTVKALAAILDRKKYLTVVTNDIKVAADLERFPSCEVLVIGGLLRKGFHCTVGYGMFSNIGSLSVDKAFLGANSFSARKGASTPDLSQSEIKRQMINIASKVIILIDQSKLETDSFMNFASPSQIDLLVTDSISDDLRKAYEEMDITIRTADSS; encoded by the coding sequence ATGGATAATGATAAGACCCTTTTTGCGGAAGAACGGAAGAAAAAACTGGTAGAATTTATCAATGAACGCCGTCGTGTCACAGTGCCGGAACTGTGCAGTACCTTCTCTGTTTCCGGGGCAACCATGCGGAATGACCTTCGTGAACTGGATGAATCAGGATTGATAACCAGAACCCATGGTGGGGCCATTAAAAAGACCAGAACAGGGTATGAACCGGTCATGGATTTCCGGTCAGATATAAATATAGAAGCCAAGCATCGAATAGCCGAGGCAGCTCTGAAAGAGATAGAAGACGGTGATACCATCATCCTCGATACAGGAACCACGGTCAAAGCTCTCGCGGCCATTCTGGACCGGAAAAAATACCTCACTGTTGTCACCAACGATATCAAAGTAGCAGCCGATCTGGAACGTTTCCCGTCCTGTGAAGTCCTGGTCATCGGTGGTCTTCTCCGAAAAGGTTTTCACTGTACCGTGGGATACGGCATGTTTTCAAATATCGGTTCCCTCTCGGTGGACAAGGCCTTTCTGGGAGCCAACTCCTTTTCCGCCCGTAAAGGGGCCAGCACTCCCGACCTCTCCCAGTCAGAAATCAAACGGCAGATGATCAATATCGCCTCCAAGGTGATCATCCTCATCGATCAGAGCAAACTGGAAACCGACTCCTTCATGAATTTTGCCTCTCCCTCCCAGATTGATCTGCTGGTGACCGACTCTATTTCGGATGATCTCAGAAAGGCCTATGAGGAAATGGACATAACCATCAGGACTGCTGATTCTTCTTGA
- a CDS encoding MBL fold metallo-hydrolase — translation MKKMLTLEIIPYEVSEYKSWDDEGFGLWWLGQAGFLIRTADTTILIDPYLSDFLAEKYKGQKFPHIRMMPSPINMEDLTGIDYCISSHSHSDHMDPGLIPILLKSSPACRFIIPEAVRSVALERGVPERLILGMDAGVSLSLSEDIILSAIPAAHEEIKTNGKGQRLFLGYFLKTDGFTLFHPGDCLPYEDLDSWLEPHEIDLALMPVNGQRDELSSLGIAGNFSIEQACQIMKKHDIKYMIPQHIGMFDFNTVSRDDLDRVIDASDSSDRIFPAEIDVLYHLVRK, via the coding sequence ATGAAGAAAATGCTGACTCTGGAAATCATACCCTATGAGGTAAGTGAATATAAGAGCTGGGATGACGAGGGTTTCGGTCTCTGGTGGCTGGGACAGGCTGGTTTTCTGATCCGAACAGCAGATACTACCATTCTGATAGATCCCTATCTCTCCGATTTTCTGGCAGAGAAGTACAAAGGACAGAAATTCCCCCACATCCGCATGATGCCCTCTCCCATCAATATGGAGGATTTGACGGGCATCGATTACTGCATCAGCTCACACAGCCACTCGGACCATATGGACCCGGGGTTAATCCCCATTTTGCTGAAAAGCAGTCCTGCCTGCCGTTTCATCATCCCCGAAGCAGTCCGATCTGTCGCTCTGGAGCGGGGAGTTCCAGAACGCCTGATTCTTGGTATGGATGCCGGTGTCAGTCTGTCTCTGAGTGAAGACATCATTCTGTCAGCCATTCCAGCTGCTCATGAAGAGATTAAAACTAATGGTAAGGGACAGCGCTTGTTTTTGGGATATTTTTTGAAAACGGACGGCTTTACTCTGTTTCACCCTGGAGACTGCCTCCCTTATGAAGACCTGGATTCCTGGCTGGAACCACATGAAATCGATCTGGCCCTGATGCCTGTCAACGGACAGAGGGACGAACTGAGCAGCCTGGGCATTGCCGGGAATTTTTCCATAGAGCAAGCCTGTCAAATCATGAAGAAACATGATATCAAATATATGATACCCCAGCATATCGGCATGTTTGACTTCAATACGGTCAGCCGTGATGATCTGGATCGTGTCATAGATGCATCGGATAGTTCGGACCGGATTTTTCCGGCAGAAATTGATGTGCTTTATCATCTGGTCAGGAAATGA